Sequence from the Actinocatenispora sera genome:
TACCTGCCATGCGTGCACCTGCAAGCAACCCGTCCGGCGTGCACTTCCTGCGCGACCGCACCGTCATCGCCGGCCTGCTGCGGTCGGCCCGGCCGCGCGGCGGTGACCTCGTCCTCGAACTCGGCGCCGGCCCCGGCGTGCTGACCGCGGCGCTGGCCGGTACCGGCGCCCGGATCGTCGCGGTGGAGCGGGACGCGGCGTTCGCGGCCCGGCTGCGGCGCCGGTTCGCGCAGCGGCCGGTCACCGTGGTCGAGGACGACCTTCGCCGGGTGCGGCTGCCGCGCCGGCTGTTCGCGGTGGTGGCGAACCTGCCGTTCGCCACCGGTACCGCCGTGCTGCGCCGGCTGCTGGGCGGCCGGGACGTGCCGCTGCGCGGCGCCGATCTGCTGGTCGAGTGGGGGTTCGCGCGCCGCCTGACCCGGCCGGTACCGCGGGACGCCGAGACCGCGTGGTGGGCGGCGCGGTACGAGCTGCGGATCGCCCGGCGGGTGCCCGCCACCGCCTTCGCCCCGGCGCCGCGGGTGGCCGCCGCGCACCTGGTGGTACGGCCGCGCCAGCTGGACCGGCGGGCGCTGCCGGTGCTGCGCGCGCTGCTGACCGACGCGTACCGCCGGCCCGCCGCGCCGCTGACCGCGGTACTGGCCGCGCACGTGCCCGCGGCCAGGGCGCACCGGTTGGCGCGCAGCACCGGAATCGCACCGCCGGCGATCGCCGGTGCCGTACCGCCGTCGGTGTGGGCCGCGCTGGCCGCCGCGGCGGTTGTCGCCGAACCCGCCGCGCGCGCCCGGTCCATCTCCTAGTGTCGCTTCCAGGAGCCTTGCTTTCGTCCGGGAACCCTGCTGCGGGTGGTTCCGGCGAAGCGTCGATCGAGCGGGCCGGAGGTCGCGGTGACA
This genomic interval carries:
- a CDS encoding rRNA adenine N-6-methyltransferase family protein, translated to MRAPASNPSGVHFLRDRTVIAGLLRSARPRGGDLVLELGAGPGVLTAALAGTGARIVAVERDAAFAARLRRRFAQRPVTVVEDDLRRVRLPRRLFAVVANLPFATGTAVLRRLLGGRDVPLRGADLLVEWGFARRLTRPVPRDAETAWWAARYELRIARRVPATAFAPAPRVAAAHLVVRPRQLDRRALPVLRALLTDAYRRPAAPLTAVLAAHVPAARAHRLARSTGIAPPAIAGAVPPSVWAALAAAAVVAEPAARARSIS